Proteins from a genomic interval of Ficedula albicollis isolate OC2 chromosome 9, FicAlb1.5, whole genome shotgun sequence:
- the APOD gene encoding apolipoprotein D, producing MLGTAVRLSVLLSLFGIGKGQIFHMGPCPDPSVQEEFDINQYLGKWYEIEKLPSTFEKGSCIQANYSLKENGKFKVINKEMLANGKINEAEGELMHMDVKQPAKLGVRFNWFMPAAPYWVISTDYENYSLVYSCTNILWLFHMDYAWILSRAPDMHPETVEQLKSVLQSYKIDTDKMMPTDQANCPAEM from the exons ATGCTGGGCACGGCAGTGCGGCTCTCGGTCCTGCTCAGCCTCTTCGGCATTGGGAAAGGCCAGATCTTCCATATGGGACCATGCCCAGATCCATCAGTTCAAGAAGAATTCGATATCAACCAG TATTTGGGGAAATGGTACGAGATAGAGAAGCTGCCCTCAACTTTTGAGAAAGGAAGCTGCATCCAAGCAAATTACTCATTGAAGGAGAACGGGAAGTTCAAGGTGATCAACAAGGAGATGCT TGCCAATGGGAAAATCAATGAAGCTGAAGGGGAGCTCATGCACATGGATGTAAAGCAGCCGGCCAAGCTGGGCGTCCGCTTTAACTGGT TCATGCCTGCTGCCCCTTACTGGGTCATCTCCACTGACTATGAAAATTACTCCCTGGTTTACTCCTGCACTAACATCCTCTGGCTCTTCCACATGGACTATGCCTGGATTCTGTCAAGAGCTCCTGACATGCACCCAGAAACCGTGGAGCAGCTGAAGAGTGTTCTCCAGTCCTACAAGATTGACACCGACAAAATGATGCCCACTGATCAAGCCAACTGCCCTGCTGAGATGTAA